A window of Pseudomonas guangdongensis contains these coding sequences:
- a CDS encoding methyl-accepting chemotaxis protein, with protein MGLNFSRFGTRLAAIFALILLAFAAVGLNTWLALQQLAQEAADISHSRVPQVLRLADMRTEIARMHSQSRQLMLVKTPEQARVAIDEINASLTLISEGIEEFNKYIFSDKARQQVADMRRHLATYRGALDGFIALTRNGQSDGNEQLAQAFKQLDARTPLVNVFHEARDWQQEILGQRTQMIEDNVASLQVQLLGAVLAVMAIAVAATLWLMAMLRRRLQEATTVAQRIAANDLAEPVAVTGADEFTVLLQEMAAMRDSLHKVVSEVRQASESIQVASREVATGNQDLSSRTEATASNLEETASSMEQITATVKHSADSARQADQLATSAADVARHGGEVMGQVMHTMDDIAQSSQKIADIIGVIDSIAFQTNILALNAAVEAARAGEQGRGFAVVASAVRSLAEQSSQAAREITALIGASVDQVQAGSSLVRSAGATMDDIVSSVQRVTDIIGEITAAANEQSNGISLVNTAVGQLDQMTQQNAALVEQSSAAAQSMQEQTQRLNEVVAIFKLGAQAQRSGAGTAPRAAPRPPVAPSKPAAMPRKSAAAKTETAAADDWESF; from the coding sequence ATGGGATTGAACTTTTCGCGCTTCGGCACACGCCTGGCCGCCATCTTCGCACTGATCCTGCTGGCCTTCGCCGCAGTCGGCCTGAACACCTGGCTCGCCCTGCAACAACTCGCCCAAGAGGCCGCAGACATCTCCCACAGCCGGGTGCCGCAGGTGCTGCGCCTGGCCGACATGCGCACCGAGATCGCGCGGATGCATTCGCAGTCCCGCCAGTTGATGCTGGTGAAGACGCCGGAGCAGGCCCGGGTCGCCATCGATGAGATCAACGCCTCGCTCACCCTGATCAGCGAAGGGATCGAGGAGTTCAACAAGTACATCTTCTCCGATAAGGCCCGCCAGCAGGTCGCCGACATGCGCCGCCATCTGGCCACCTACCGCGGCGCGCTGGACGGCTTCATCGCCCTGACCCGCAACGGCCAGAGCGATGGCAACGAGCAGCTCGCCCAGGCCTTCAAGCAACTGGACGCACGCACCCCGCTGGTCAACGTGTTCCACGAGGCCCGCGACTGGCAGCAGGAGATCCTCGGCCAGCGCACCCAGATGATCGAGGACAACGTCGCGTCCCTGCAGGTCCAGCTGCTCGGCGCCGTACTGGCCGTGATGGCCATTGCCGTCGCCGCCACACTCTGGCTGATGGCCATGCTGCGCCGCCGTCTGCAGGAAGCCACCACCGTCGCCCAGCGCATCGCCGCCAACGACCTGGCCGAGCCGGTCGCGGTCACCGGCGCCGACGAGTTCACCGTCCTGCTGCAGGAAATGGCCGCAATGCGCGACTCGCTGCACAAGGTGGTTTCCGAAGTGCGCCAGGCCAGCGAGAGCATCCAGGTCGCCAGCCGCGAAGTAGCCACCGGCAACCAGGACCTTTCCAGCCGCACCGAGGCCACCGCCAGCAATCTGGAGGAAACCGCCAGCAGCATGGAGCAGATCACCGCCACCGTGAAACACAGCGCCGACTCGGCGCGCCAGGCCGACCAACTGGCCACCTCGGCCGCCGACGTGGCCCGCCACGGCGGCGAGGTGATGGGCCAGGTGATGCACACCATGGACGACATCGCCCAGAGCAGCCAGAAGATCGCCGACATCATCGGCGTCATCGACAGCATCGCCTTCCAGACCAACATCCTCGCCCTCAACGCCGCGGTGGAGGCGGCCCGCGCCGGCGAGCAGGGTCGCGGCTTCGCCGTGGTGGCCAGTGCCGTGCGCAGCCTGGCCGAGCAGAGCTCGCAGGCAGCCCGCGAGATCACCGCGCTGATCGGCGCCAGCGTCGATCAGGTACAGGCCGGCAGCTCGCTGGTGCGCTCGGCCGGCGCGACGATGGACGACATCGTTTCCAGCGTGCAGCGGGTCACCGACATCATCGGCGAGATCACCGCCGCAGCCAACGAACAGAGCAACGGCATCAGCCTGGTCAATACCGCCGTCGGTCAGCTCGACCAGATGACCCAGCAGAACGCCGCACTGGTCGAACAGAGCAGCGCCGCGGCGCAAAGCATGCAGGAACAGACCCAGCGCCTCAACGAGGTGGTGGCGATCTTCAAGCTCGGCGCCCAGGCGCAGCGCAGCGGCGCAGGGACCGCTCCACGGGCGGCGCCACGCCCGCCGGTGGCACCGAGCAAACCAGCGGCCATGCCACGCAAGAGCGCTGCCGCCAAGACCGAAACCGCCGCTGCGGACGACTGGGAAAGCTTCTGA